GTTGCAGGAGCACCGGATGCCAGTAAAGTTCGCGTCTATGGACCCGGAGTGGAACACGGAGTTTTAGCTGCCTTTCAATCGAGATTCATTGTCGATACCCGGGGAGCTGGTGCTGGCCAACTAACCGTTCGTGTTCGTGGTCCCAAGGGAGCTTTCCGAGTTGAGATGCAGCGTGAGAGCCAAAAAGATAGAACCATCATGTGCAAGGTaacatcaaattttattgatCTGAGATCCTCACCttgaactataatttttttttcacagtacGACCCAACGGAGCCCGGCGATTATCGAGTGGAGGTAAAATGGGCCGGTGAACTCGTTCCAGGATCGCCGTTCCCCGTTCTTATCTTCGATACCCAGGAAGAGTTGAAGCGATTCCTACATGGAAACTAACCCTTCTGctcatgaaacttttttttaagtaccaCATATTTTAAATCCCgttcgttcgttttttttttcttgtgcagTTTGTCTAACCTGTAAGAATGTTGACTAATTTATACACTCCCCACACATCACGACGGTTCGCACATATTTTAAAATGTGCTTccgtaaataaaaacaaacaaaaatgctaTTATAAATAATCCCATCAGAGAGGTCCATTACtacaaaacaaacgaaaaaatacATCGAGTGTTGATTAACTGTATTTATTAGAACCCGGaggaataaacataaaaatgttaaataccTAAACAAGTTCCATCCCATCACTCATGTCCAGCGTaaaatttcgaaagaaaatCCTTCGGCTTCGGTTCTACTCCGTCGTTCCAGTGTTGCATCAAGTGTCCCTTCTGCTGCCACCGGTTCATAACTTCCTTCAGCCTGATATGACCCTGTACCACCAACATGTCAATTACCCGGATATCATACACCTCCTTATGTCGGAGGAACTCTTCCCGCAGTTTGGCTCGGCATTCCGGAACCGTTTTGGGTATATCGTACAGATGCACCAGCTCTGGCATGTACCGGTACCAGATGCGGTATAGTTTGAGAACCTTGAAGCGTGCTTGCTGGTGGTCCCGGGATAGAATTGGGCGCACCTTTTGGGCGGCCTTTCGGATGAATTCTCCTGATGCCATTTTTTTAGCAATATGAAAATCTCTTGAacattgtttaatttattttataacgaGAATTTCATTTGTTGACACAAGTGCTGCctacttagaaaaaaattaaattaaagaatAGTAtgcggtttaaaaaaaaatactgacaaCCAAGGTGGGTATATGATCTAATAACCTTGCTGACAACTTAAGGTATGTTTGTTAAGAATGTTGGTCATCCACTATGCACGggttcaccgcagtttctgccttaGTATGTACTTATTGCATTCTTTTTCAGATTCTTATAGataaactagcagacccggtaaacttcgtcttaccatttggcgtttattttctatttttcctagatttctttacatttcccttcttttcctttactcaaatcgtcccgctcaattctatcaaaattaaaccaaagaatttaaacttaacGGGTctttaaaaatccaatttttgtaacttgttcaatgAATAACTGTTTGTTGATAAtttgtatgtttcatttgctgtattccattcagtagatttatttcgttttgttagattgtttttaatatcgggacattttttggagtatttgccgaatattttgcctaacatagcgctttcagctcccaattagctttggatggtgtattttttagaactgtagaaatgaaacacataagaaaagattttttactaaccattttcaaacagcttattattcaccatcctcatgcttcgaagcagtttgaattaaaatccatattttcatcaaaatcatttccaaaaagtttcgccggatacttaagttatagacttcacatatttcaacttaaagtgttcccaacagcacttgtcatggcattaaatctggtgattttgtgtattgcaaattcttttttgttattcaagcaaaaaatgcaaattaattcctatgaactttaacccaatgaatcaaagaaacgattggttttgaaaagaggaaaacatatgtttagatatattcacccattattttaaagattttaattgaagcagttctgatttcaaaatttcctgaacattgttggtggtgatctgcgatttcatttaggattacgctatatttttaagattttataaaatttaattgaaaagcagattttttttaatttaatagatcgaaaagaaattATCTGctcaggcttcgatggtttcatgagttcattttgtttcctggaaattatcatataaacaaaaccataataaaaattatgtgtcttttttactgtaaatcttaattttcaaaaatgaaacaccggtcaaatcctaacgaatatcaccacagttcaactttcatattctctggaaaaagtaatattttcaaaaaaatattagttttgttgacaaaaagaaatatcgaattatacatttgtcccatttattgaaggcaagtgaaaacacataggtctttttcagatgcgtcagtgaaaagactttaaaattaatttaatacttgttcttgattgtctgttttatcaactttcattgctatatcctaagtttttctccggaattcATGattgcttggtacttcaatttcactgaatgctgttcaaccaaaagaccttgatttacaaagacctttataataattttgaatatcagcttcacattcaacactcgggatatcctttctggctattttgaagataaaattcttaaattgtaaatgtttcatagctaaatggcgcgttttcacttattccacctaagaaattacaggaattaatatcACTTTCACTTaattaacactttcaggtcatattaaaaatgcatcataaaaatctgctgcccctggaatatcaatcacaaaaaagcttttcaacaaaaaagtgaatcaaaagtctcttctatatagccaaaatatgtaaaacaaaaacacacttttcctgttaagtttgtacttgaattgtgtgtaaacaaacagtaaacgtttaaaaagttttttggtgaatgatttttaaaaaagagttaagtttatttaatctgatttttttttgggcccaacaattttagatgaagaaataatgtatacattttttgtaaaagttgatagtttccatttgctctagtctactttcttaattgaaaattcttccggaaaatgcatatcctcactttttgttattaaaaagtagattattttattgataacttcaatttacgtttgcaaaaaatcaaatagttcattcggccttttcaaacttcaatcctatctaatctatttcaaagaacagactcttgttgagagaacgaatgaccaagttggttaaaatcctctataaataaacaaaatagaatagaatagactcttgttcgttaatgtgtctagcgttctagg
This sequence is a window from Uranotaenia lowii strain MFRU-FL chromosome 3, ASM2978415v1, whole genome shotgun sequence. Protein-coding genes within it:
- the LOC129757293 gene encoding NADH dehydrogenase [ubiquinone] 1 alpha subcomplex subunit 6-like, producing MASGEFIRKAAQKVRPILSRDHQQARFKVLKLYRIWYRYMPELVHLYDIPKTVPECRAKLREEFLRHKEVYDIRVIDMLVVQGHIRLKEVMNRWQQKGHLMQHWNDGVEPKPKDFLSKFYAGHE